From a region of the Panicum virgatum strain AP13 chromosome 2K, P.virgatum_v5, whole genome shotgun sequence genome:
- the LOC120695930 gene encoding desiccation-related protein At2g46140-like isoform X1, with product MSYGRMSSSDSPIVTERKVDKDKDGDNDDDKGGFFDKVKDFIQDVGEKIEEAVGVGKPTADVTGIHIPHVSLEKIELVVDVLIANPNPVPIPLVDIEYSIESEGRKLVSGTIPDAGTIHAHGSETVKIPLLLIYDDIRSTYKEIKPGSIIPYRVKVVLHIDIPVLGRISIPLEKNGEIPVPYRPDVDIDKIKFEQFSFEESTATLHLNLDNKNDFDLGLNSMDYEVWLANVSIASAELKECTNIKKQEVTTMNLPISFRPKDFGSAMWDMIRGKGTGYSIKGHIDVNTPFGHMKIPISKEGGTTRLKKGDDDDDDKD from the exons ATGTCGTATGGAAGGATGTCGTCCTCGGACAGTCCAATAGTGACAGAAAGGAAGGTCGACAAGGACAAAGATGGAGACAACGATGATGATAAGGGAGGTTTCTTCGACAAGGTTAAGGATTTCATCCAAGATGTTGGCGAGAAGATCGAGGAAGCAGTGGGCGTTGGGAAGCCTACTGCCGATGTTACTGGGATCCACATCCCCCACGTCAGCCTGGAGAAGATAGAGCTCGTTGTTGATGTTCTGATTGCCAACCCCAATCCAGTCCCCATCCCTCTTGTCGACATCGAGTACTCGATCGAGAGCGAAGGACGGAAGCTCGTGTCCGGAACAATCCCTGATGCTGGGACCATACATGCCCACGGTTCAGAGACTGTCAAGATCCCCCTTTTACTGATTTATGATGACATCAGGAGCACCTACAAGGAGATCAAGCCTGGAAGCATCATCCCTTACAGAGTCAAGGTCGTTCTTCACATAGATATCCCTGTGCTTGGGAGGATTTCTATACCGCTAGAGAAAAATGGTGAGATCCCGGTGCCGTACAGACCGGATGTTGACATTGATAAGATCAAGTTTGAGCAGTTCTCTTTCGAAGAGTCGACCGCGACACTCCATCTGAATCTGGACAACAAGAATGATTTTGACTTGGGACTGAACTCAATGGATTATGAAGTGTGGCTCGCTAATGTGAGCATTGCCTCTGCTGAGCTCAAAGAGTGTACTAATATTAAGAAACAGGAAGTAACAACTATGAACTTACCTATCAGCTTCAGGCCTAAGGATTTCGGTTCTGCTATGTGGGATATGATCAGGGGAAAGGGAACTGGTTACAGCATAAAGGGACACATTGACGTCAACACTCCTTTCGGACACATGAAAATACCTATAAGCAAAGAGGGGGGAACAACTCGTCTTAAGAAGGGggatgacgacgatgatgacaag GACTAG
- the LOC120695132 gene encoding protein FAR1-RELATED SEQUENCE 5-like, producing the protein MQNAVKHLSPVKGIEEEGGEEKDEGEEKDEVEEEDKGEEESHILYDFSACMFGHEDEALFEEAFQIMRSKVHKQTWLDSIYKVKEKWAECYMRDVFSLGVRSTHLSESFNNALKNHLKLDFDIIRFLKHFERSVQEKRDKELESEFDARRKQPRRLMSTPMLVQASEVYTPVIFKAFQSEYERSMATCIRVLDGEHKYVVAVGNLLGEVSSELEYKVIGVPLNQKTSCSCRMFERAGILCAHDLKVLDLMNVKKLPPHSILKRWTREARNGTIQDSKGRNVVANPKLEAQLWYKFMSHKFHNLSHKVCHSPECCVVLENALDCLCTQLEEKLNLLSAGGTNGQCEDKENVDPNTQQRDDLFSAAQLKKKEVQSKKSRRTKTFIDELRKGKRKNPKSAIPTKKGAKKQNKNDALSKDDGSQKGANVELEQYNIITNFTQLVTAPTCDDDILCHQDLLQPRA; encoded by the exons ATGCAGAATGCCGTCAAACATTTATCTCCAGTGAAGGGTATAGAGGAAGAGGGAGGTGAAGAGAAAGATGAAGGTGAAGAGAAAGACGAAGTTGAAGAGGAAGACAAAGGAGAAGAGGAATCCCATATTCTCTATGATTTTAGTGCTTGCATGTTTGGCCACGAAGATGAGGCATTATTTGAAGAAGCATTTCAGATTATGAGATCCAAAGTTCATAAGCAAACTTGGTTAGATAGCATTTATAAGGTCAAAGAGAAATGGGCTGAATGTTATATGAGAGATGTCTTCAGTTTAGGAGTCAGAAGTACACACCTAAGTGAGAGCTTCAACAATGCATTGAAAAACCATTTGAAATTAGATTTTGATATCATTCGATTTCTGAAGCATTTTGAGAGGTCAGTGCAAGAGAAAAGAGATAAGGAACTGGAGTCTGAATTTGATGCAAGGAGGAAGCAGCCAAGAAGACTAATGTCCACACCTATGTTGGTTCAAGCAAGTGAAGTGTACACTCCAGTTATTTTTAAAGCTTTCCAAAGCGAATATGAAAGATCCATGGCTACGTGTATTAGAGTTTTGGATGGAGAACACAAATatgttgttgctgttggaaaTTTGCTTGGTGAGGTAAGTTCTGAGTTGGAGTACAAAGTGATCGGTGTTCCTCTAAACCAAAAAACTTCATGCAGTTGTAGAATGTTCGAAAGGGCAGGAATATTATGTGCACATGATTTGAAAGTTCTTGACCTAATGAATGTAAAGAAATTGCCACCACATTCTATCTTAAAGAGATGGACTAGAGAGGCACGCAATGGAACTATACAAGATAGTAAAGGAAGGAATGTGGTAGCAAATCCAAAACTGGAAGCTCAACTGTGGTACAAGTTTATGTCTCACAAGTTTCACAATTTGTCTCATAAAGTATGTCACTCTCCAGAATGTTGTGTAGTGTTAGAAAATGCACTTGATTGCCTTTGTACACAGCTAGAGGAGAAACTCAATTTACTATCTGCTGGTGGTACAAACGGGCAATGTGAGGATAAAGAAAATGTTGACCCAAATACGCAGCAAAGAGATGATTTGTTTAGTGCTGCACAACTAAAGAAGAAAGAGGTtcagtcaaagaagtcaagaagaaCAAAAACTTTTATTGATGAGCTACGCAAGGGGAAGCGCAAGAATCCTAAATCTGCAATACCAACAAAAAAGGGTGCAAAA aaacaaaataaaaatgatgCATTATCAAAGGATGATGGCAGCCAGAAAGGGGCAAATGTGGAGCTTGAACAATACAATATCATCACCAATTTTACCCAGCTTGTGACAGCACCAACTTGTGATGATGATATTCTTTGTCATCAAGATTTGTTGCAGCCGCGGGCGTAG
- the LOC120695131 gene encoding zinc finger MYM-type protein 1-like, with product MGQGGNDAFVIDGWDGWNKSDRLRDHVGKCNSFHNTAVKRCNNLLKPGQSIVAALNKQSNLTKEMHLIQLRTSIKAVRYLLNQGLAFRGHDELEESTNNGNFRELLQLLADGNDKVKEAISKAPKNNKMIAPKIQKDIAECFAEIIVKSVIEEIGGDVFCILVDESADVSGKEQMAIVLRYVDKLGEIKERLIAVVHVKETSASCLKANIDHVFAKYGLSFKQVRGQGYDGASNMRGEFNGLRALIMRENSFAYYIHCFAHQLQLVIVAVAKKNDDSSDFFDMVSLLLTVAGASCKRKDMIREIQQERVKKAIGRGQLSSGTG from the exons ATGGGCCAAGGTGGGAATGATGCATTTGTAATAGATGGTTGGGATGGCTGGAACAAATCTGATAGGCTTCGAGATCATGTAGGCAAATGTAATAGTTTTCATAACACAGCTGTGAAAAGATGCAACAACTTATTGAAGCCTGGCCAATCAATTGTTGCTGCTTTGAACAAGCAAAGTAATCTCACTAAAGAGATGCATTTGATTCAATTGAGGACTTCAATTAAAGCAGTCCGATACTTGTTGAATCAAGGTTTAGCTTTTCGTGGCCATGATGAATTAGAAGAGTCCACAAATAATGGAAATTTTCGAGAGTTGTTACAACTTTTGGCAGATGGAAATGACAAGGTAAAGGAAGCAATAAGTAAGGCTCCAAAAAACAATAAGATGATAGCTCCTAAAATTCAAAAGGATATTGCAGAGTGTTTTGCTGAG ATCATAGTGAAATCTGTCATTGAAGAAATTGGTGGGGATGTCTTTTGCATATTAGTAGATGAATCAGCAGATGTTTCTGGTAAGGAACAAATGGCTATTGTTTTGCGATATGTTGATAAGCTCGGGGAAATAAAAGAGAGGCTTATTGCTGTGGTTCATGTGAAAGAGACATCAGCTTCTTGTCTTAAAGCTAACATCGATCATGTGTTTGCTAAATATGGATTGAGCTTCAAACAAGTTAGAGGACAAGGTTATGATGGAGCCAGCAACATGAGAGGTGAATTTAATGGTTTAAGGGCTTTAATCATGAGAGAAAATAGCTTTGCGTATTATATCCATTGCTTTGCCCATCAGCTGCAGTTAGTCATTGTTGCAGTAGCTAAAAAGAATGATGATTCTAGTGATTTTTTTGACATGGTATCCCTATTGCTTACTGTGGCGGGGGCTTCTTGCAAACGTAAAGATATGATTCGAGAAATTCAACAGGAGAGAGTGAAAAAAGCCATAGGCAGGGGACAGCTTAGTAGTGGAACTGGATGA
- the LOC120668147 gene encoding uncharacterized protein LOC120668147 isoform X1: protein MSARREVVSYHPLPAPGAVSSLKDEIQSKVMETVGNAINSFDPKSLPQHIERGLGTAGNIINSFEPKWSGQKEFDFGGEADFLDGYQCPDKYWGSAPVKAQKPVNIKNLLGGVMVIIGRNLKNTEDEQPKDNRTSVSFLRSSDDGNTFLHSSVYMPSAPPVLDEEALNYNIYRAVLEAEPPEWLPDSYASSCMQCAAPFTALTRGRHHCRFCGGIFCRACSKGRCLLPAKFRERNPQRVCDACYDRLDPLQNLLINSVSNASQTAKHDVMDWTCARGWLNLPIGLTMEHEIYKAANTLASYSQVARINPEKSIPHAVLSGASGLAILTVVKAGAILTYKLGTGLVVARRSDGSWSAPSAILSGGFGWGAQVGGELMDFIIVLRGPEAVQTFCSRMHFSLGAGVSAAAGPVGRVLEADMRAGDKGSGVCYTYSCSKGAFIGISLEGNLVATRMDANLRFYGDPYLTTSDILMGNVERPNAAKILYSALDDLYSGLDC, encoded by the exons ATGTCAGCGCGTAGGGAGGTTGTCTCCTACCACCCGTTGCCTGCACCAGGAGCAGTGAGCAGCCTCAAGGATGAGATCCAGTCGAAAGTTATGGAAACGGTTGGCAATGCGATCAACTCATTTGATCCAAAGTCGTTGCCTCAGCATATAGAAAGGGGATTGGGAACAGCTGGAAACATTATTAATTCATTTGAGCCAAAATGGTCTGGCCAAAAGGAGTTTGATTTTGGCGGGGAAGCTGATTTCCTCGATGGATATCAGTGCCCTGATAAGTATTGGGGCTCTGCGCCAGTGAAGGCGCAAAAGCCAGTAAACATTAAGAACCTGCTGGGCGGTGTAATGGTGATCATTGGTCGCAACTTGAAAAATACTGAAGATGAACAGCCGAAGGACAATAGGACCAGCGTTTCTTTCCTGAGGTCAAGTGATGATGGGAACACATTCTTGCATTCTTCTGTCTACATGCCAAGCGCACCACCAGTTCTTGATGAAGAAGCCTTGAATTACAACATTTATAGGGCTGTTCTGGAAGCAGAGCCACCAGAATGGCTTCCTGATAGCTATGCTAGCTCGTGCATGCAGTGCGCTGCTCCTTTCACTGCTCTTACCCGCGGACGGCATCATTGTCGATTCTGTGGAGGGATATTCTGCAGGGCATGCTCAAAAGGAAGATGTCTGTTGCCTGCCAAGTTCCGTGAGCGGAATCCACAAAGAGTTTGTGATGCTTGTTATGATAGGCTTGATCCATTGCAGAACTTATTGATCAATTCTGTCAGCAATGCCTCACAAACCGCAAAGCATGATGTTATGGATTGGACTTGTGCAAGAGGGTGGTTAAATTTGCCAATTGGGTTAACAATGGAGCATGAGATTTACAAGGCAGCAAATACTTTGGCGAGTTACAGCCAG GTTGCAAGAATAAACCCTGAGAAGTCCATTCCACATGCAGTACTTAGTGGAGCAAGTGGGCTTGCCATATTGACAGTAGTAAAAGCTGGTGCTATTCTTACTTACAAACTTGGGACTGGCCTAGTAGTTGCTCGAAGATCTGATGGGTCATGGTCTGCACCGTCTGCTATACTTTCTGGTGGTTTTGGATGGGGAGCACAG GTTGGTGGTGAGCTAATGGATTTCATTATAGTGCTTCGAGGTCCAGAAGCTGTCCAAACGTTCTGCAGTCGAATGCATTTTTCACTAGGGGCAGGTGTAAGTGCTGCAGCAGGACCTGTGGGCAGAGTATTAGAAGCAGACATGAGAGCTGGTGATAAAGGATCAGGAGTTTGTTATACATATAGCTGCAGCAAAG GTGCTTTCATTGGTATTTCATTAGAAGGGAATCTAGTGGCCACACGGATGGATGCTAATCTGCGGTTTTACGGGGACCCGTATCTAACAACCAGCGACATCCTAATGGGGAATGTGGAAAGGCCAAATGCCGCCAAGATTCTTTACAGTGCACTGGATGATCTGTACTCCGGGCTGGATTGCTAG
- the LOC120668147 gene encoding uncharacterized protein LOC120668147 isoform X2 — protein sequence MSARREVVSYHPLPAPGAVSSLKDEIQSKVMETVGNAINSFDPKSLPQHIERGLGTAGNIINSFEPKWSGQKEFDFGGEADFLDGYQCPDKYWGSAPVKAQKPVNIKNLLGGVMVIIGRNLKNTEDEQPKDNRTSVSFLRSSDDGNTFLHSSVYMPSAPPVLDEEALNYNIYRAVLEAEPPEWLPDSYASSCMQCAAPFTALTRGRHHCRFCGGIFCRACSKGRCLLPAKFRERNPQRVCDACYDRLDPLQNLLINSVSNASQTAKHDVMDWTCARGWLNLPIGLTMEHEIYKAANTLVARINPEKSIPHAVLSGASGLAILTVVKAGAILTYKLGTGLVVARRSDGSWSAPSAILSGGFGWGAQVGGELMDFIIVLRGPEAVQTFCSRMHFSLGAGVSAAAGPVGRVLEADMRAGDKGSGVCYTYSCSKGAFIGISLEGNLVATRMDANLRFYGDPYLTTSDILMGNVERPNAAKILYSALDDLYSGLDC from the exons ATGTCAGCGCGTAGGGAGGTTGTCTCCTACCACCCGTTGCCTGCACCAGGAGCAGTGAGCAGCCTCAAGGATGAGATCCAGTCGAAAGTTATGGAAACGGTTGGCAATGCGATCAACTCATTTGATCCAAAGTCGTTGCCTCAGCATATAGAAAGGGGATTGGGAACAGCTGGAAACATTATTAATTCATTTGAGCCAAAATGGTCTGGCCAAAAGGAGTTTGATTTTGGCGGGGAAGCTGATTTCCTCGATGGATATCAGTGCCCTGATAAGTATTGGGGCTCTGCGCCAGTGAAGGCGCAAAAGCCAGTAAACATTAAGAACCTGCTGGGCGGTGTAATGGTGATCATTGGTCGCAACTTGAAAAATACTGAAGATGAACAGCCGAAGGACAATAGGACCAGCGTTTCTTTCCTGAGGTCAAGTGATGATGGGAACACATTCTTGCATTCTTCTGTCTACATGCCAAGCGCACCACCAGTTCTTGATGAAGAAGCCTTGAATTACAACATTTATAGGGCTGTTCTGGAAGCAGAGCCACCAGAATGGCTTCCTGATAGCTATGCTAGCTCGTGCATGCAGTGCGCTGCTCCTTTCACTGCTCTTACCCGCGGACGGCATCATTGTCGATTCTGTGGAGGGATATTCTGCAGGGCATGCTCAAAAGGAAGATGTCTGTTGCCTGCCAAGTTCCGTGAGCGGAATCCACAAAGAGTTTGTGATGCTTGTTATGATAGGCTTGATCCATTGCAGAACTTATTGATCAATTCTGTCAGCAATGCCTCACAAACCGCAAAGCATGATGTTATGGATTGGACTTGTGCAAGAGGGTGGTTAAATTTGCCAATTGGGTTAACAATGGAGCATGAGATTTACAAGGCAGCAAATACTTTG GTTGCAAGAATAAACCCTGAGAAGTCCATTCCACATGCAGTACTTAGTGGAGCAAGTGGGCTTGCCATATTGACAGTAGTAAAAGCTGGTGCTATTCTTACTTACAAACTTGGGACTGGCCTAGTAGTTGCTCGAAGATCTGATGGGTCATGGTCTGCACCGTCTGCTATACTTTCTGGTGGTTTTGGATGGGGAGCACAG GTTGGTGGTGAGCTAATGGATTTCATTATAGTGCTTCGAGGTCCAGAAGCTGTCCAAACGTTCTGCAGTCGAATGCATTTTTCACTAGGGGCAGGTGTAAGTGCTGCAGCAGGACCTGTGGGCAGAGTATTAGAAGCAGACATGAGAGCTGGTGATAAAGGATCAGGAGTTTGTTATACATATAGCTGCAGCAAAG GTGCTTTCATTGGTATTTCATTAGAAGGGAATCTAGTGGCCACACGGATGGATGCTAATCTGCGGTTTTACGGGGACCCGTATCTAACAACCAGCGACATCCTAATGGGGAATGTGGAAAGGCCAAATGCCGCCAAGATTCTTTACAGTGCACTGGATGATCTGTACTCCGGGCTGGATTGCTAG
- the LOC120695930 gene encoding desiccation-related protein At2g46140-like isoform X2 produces the protein MSSSDSPIVTERKVDKDKDGDNDDDKGGFFDKVKDFIQDVGEKIEEAVGVGKPTADVTGIHIPHVSLEKIELVVDVLIANPNPVPIPLVDIEYSIESEGRKLVSGTIPDAGTIHAHGSETVKIPLLLIYDDIRSTYKEIKPGSIIPYRVKVVLHIDIPVLGRISIPLEKNGEIPVPYRPDVDIDKIKFEQFSFEESTATLHLNLDNKNDFDLGLNSMDYEVWLANVSIASAELKECTNIKKQEVTTMNLPISFRPKDFGSAMWDMIRGKGTGYSIKGHIDVNTPFGHMKIPISKEGGTTRLKKGDDDDDDKD, from the exons ATGTCGTCCTCGGACAGTCCAATAGTGACAGAAAGGAAGGTCGACAAGGACAAAGATGGAGACAACGATGATGATAAGGGAGGTTTCTTCGACAAGGTTAAGGATTTCATCCAAGATGTTGGCGAGAAGATCGAGGAAGCAGTGGGCGTTGGGAAGCCTACTGCCGATGTTACTGGGATCCACATCCCCCACGTCAGCCTGGAGAAGATAGAGCTCGTTGTTGATGTTCTGATTGCCAACCCCAATCCAGTCCCCATCCCTCTTGTCGACATCGAGTACTCGATCGAGAGCGAAGGACGGAAGCTCGTGTCCGGAACAATCCCTGATGCTGGGACCATACATGCCCACGGTTCAGAGACTGTCAAGATCCCCCTTTTACTGATTTATGATGACATCAGGAGCACCTACAAGGAGATCAAGCCTGGAAGCATCATCCCTTACAGAGTCAAGGTCGTTCTTCACATAGATATCCCTGTGCTTGGGAGGATTTCTATACCGCTAGAGAAAAATGGTGAGATCCCGGTGCCGTACAGACCGGATGTTGACATTGATAAGATCAAGTTTGAGCAGTTCTCTTTCGAAGAGTCGACCGCGACACTCCATCTGAATCTGGACAACAAGAATGATTTTGACTTGGGACTGAACTCAATGGATTATGAAGTGTGGCTCGCTAATGTGAGCATTGCCTCTGCTGAGCTCAAAGAGTGTACTAATATTAAGAAACAGGAAGTAACAACTATGAACTTACCTATCAGCTTCAGGCCTAAGGATTTCGGTTCTGCTATGTGGGATATGATCAGGGGAAAGGGAACTGGTTACAGCATAAAGGGACACATTGACGTCAACACTCCTTTCGGACACATGAAAATACCTATAAGCAAAGAGGGGGGAACAACTCGTCTTAAGAAGGGggatgacgacgatgatgacaag GACTAG